A region from the Benincasa hispida cultivar B227 chromosome 12, ASM972705v1, whole genome shotgun sequence genome encodes:
- the LOC120092498 gene encoding importin subunit beta-1-like has protein sequence MALEVTQVLLNAQSIDASARKQAEDSLRQFQEQNLPSFLLSLSGELGSEEKPVDSRKLAGLILKNALDAKEQHRKFELIQRWLSLDSNVKTQIKACLLNTLSSAVADARSTASQVIAKIAGIELPHKQWPELIGSLLLNVHQQSSHVKQATLETLGYLCEEVSPDVIDQDQVNRILTAVVQGMNASEGNNDVRLAATRSLYNALGFAQANFSNDMERDYIMRVVCEATLSPEVRIRQAAFECLVSIASTYYDKLARYIQDIFGITAKAVKEDEEPVALQAIEFWSSICDEEIDILEEYGDDFTGDSDIPCFYFIKQALPALVPMLLETLLKQEEDQDQDEGAWNIAMAGGTCLGLVARTVGDDIVPLVMPFIEENITKSDWRQREAATYAFGSILEGPAPEKLMPIVNVALTFMLTALTQDPNNHVKDTTAWTLGRIFEFLHGSNIDTPIINQANCQQIITVLLQSMKDVPNVAEKACGALYFLAQGYEDVGPSSPLTPFFQEIVQSLLTVTHREDAGESRLRTAAYETLNEVVRCSTDETAPMVLQLVPVIMMELHNTLEGQKLSSDERERQGELQGLLCGCLQVLIQKLGSSEPNKYAFMQYADQIMGLFLRVFACRNATVHEEAMLAIGALAYSTGPDFGKYMTEFYKYIEMGLQNFEEYQVCAVTVGVVGDICRAMEDKILPYCDGIMTQLLKNLSSDQLHRSVKPPIFSCFGDIALAIGENFEKYLMYAMPMLQRAAELSAHTAGIDDEMTEYTNSLRNGILEAYSGIFQGFKSSPKTQLLVPYAPHILQFLDSIYMRKDMDEVVMKTAIGVLGDLADTLGSNAGSLIQQSVSSKDFLSECLSSDDHLIKESAEWAKLAISRAISI, from the exons ATGGCATTGGAGGTTACGCAGGTTCTTCTGAATGCACAGTCAATTGATGCAAGTGCGAGGAAGCAGGCAGAAGACAGTTTAAGGCAATTCCAGGAGCAAAACCTTCCCAGTTTCTTGCTGTCTCTATCTGGTGAATTAGGAAGTGAGGAAAAGCCGGTTGACAGTCGTAAATTAGCAGGTCTCATACTTAAGAATGCACTGGATGCTAAGGAACAACATAGAAAATTTGAGCTCATTCAGAGATGGCTATCACTGGACAGCAATGTGAAGACCCAGATAAAGGCATGCTTGTTGAATACACTGTCTTCAGCAGTAGCTGATGCTAGGTCCACAGCCTCCCAAGTTATTGCAAAGATTGCGGGCATTGAGTTGCCTCATAAGCAATGGCCGGAATTGATAGGTTCACTATTGTTAAATGTTCATCAACAATCGTCCCATGTCAAACAAGCCACCTTGGAGACCCTTGGTTATTTATGCGAGGAAGTTTCTCCAGATGTCATAGATCAAGATCAAGTGAACAGGATATTGACAGCTGTTGTTCAGGGAATGAATGCATCTGAAGGAAACAATGACGTACGACTTGCTGCTACTCGATCATTGTACAATGCTCTTGGGTTTGCTCAAGCAAACTTTAGCAATGATATGGAGCGTGATTATATCATGAGAGTTGTTTGTGAGGCCACACTATCCCCTGAAGTGAGGATACGCCAGGCAGCTTTTGAATGTTTGGTCTCAATTGCGTCAACATACTATGACAAATTGGCTCGCTACATCCAGGATATTTTTGGCATTACTGCAAAGGCTGTTAAGGAAGATGAAGAGCCTGTTGCTCTTCAGGCCATTGAATTCTGGAGTTCTATTTGTGATGAGGAGATAGATATCTTGGAAGAGTATGGGGATGATTTTACTGGGGATTCTGATATACCGTGCTTTTATTTCATCAAGCAGGCACTACCTGCCCTTGTGCCCATGTTACTTGAGACACTTCTTAAGCAAGAAGAGGATCAGGATCAAGATGAAGGGGCTTGGAACATTGCCATGGCTGGGGGTACATGTCTTGGGCTAGTTGCACGAACAGTTGGTGATGATATTGTTCCACTTGTTATGCCATTCATTGAAGAGAACATAACAAAATCAGATTGGAGGCAGAGGGAGGCAGCCACTTATGCTTTTGGTTCAATTTTGGAGGGGCCTGCTCCAGAAAAATTAATGCCAATTGTGAATGTGGCCTTGACCTTCATGCTGACTGCCTTGACTCAGGATCCAAATAACCACGTGAAAGACACAACTGCGTGGACCCTTGGACGGATATTTGAATTCCTTCATGGCTCAAATATAGATACACCCATTATTAATCAGGCAAACTGCCAACAGATCATTACAGTTTTGCTTCAGAGCATGAAGGATGTGCCAAATGTCGCTGAGAAAGCCTGTGGTGCTCTCTATTTTCTTGCTCAGGGTTATGAAGATGTTGGCCCATCATCTCCTCTAACTCCATTTTTTCAAGAAATCGTTCAGTCCCTTTTGACTGTTACTCACAGAGAAGATGCTGGTGAATCACGTCTGAGGACTGCTGCATATGAAACATTAAATGAAGTTGTGAGGTGTTCAACTGATGAAACAGCACCAATGGTGCTGCAGCTGGTTCCTGTCATCATGATGGAATTGCACAATACTCTTGAGGGGCAAAAACTATCATCTGATGAAAGGGAGAGACAAGGGGAACTACAAGGCCTGCTTTGTGGGTGCTTACAAGTTCTTATTCAGAAACTAGGATCATCAGAGCCAAATAAGTATGCCTTTATGCAATATGCGGACCAAATAATGGGACTTTTCCTGAGGGTATTTGCTTGCAGAAATGCCACTGTACACGAGGAAGCAATGCTGGCGATTGGAGCTCTTGCCTATTCAACGGGCCCAGATTTTGGTAAATACATGACTGAGTTCTATAAATATATAGAAATGGGGCTTCAGAATTTTGAGGAGTACCAAGTTTGCGCTGTCACTGTCGGTGTGGTAGGGGACATATGCAGGGCAATGGAGGATAAGATTTTGCCCTACTGTGATGGAATTATGACTCAGCTGCTCAAGAATTTGTCCAGCGATCAACTGCATCGTTCTGTTAAGCCCCCTATTTTCTCATGCTTTGGTGATATAGCACTGGCCATAGGGGAGAATTTTGAGAAGTacttgatgtatgcgatgcccATGCTTCAAAGAGCAGCAGAGTTATCTGCACACACAGCAGGTATTGATGATGAAATGACCGAGTATACAAATTCTTTGAGAAATGGGATTTTGGAGGCATATTCAGGGATCTTCCAAGGGTTCAAGAGCTCTCCAAAAACTCAGCTTTTGGTCCCTTATGCGCCCCATATACTTCAATTCTTGGATAGTATTTACATGAGAAAAGACAT GGATGAAGTTGTCATGAAAACTGCCATTGGAGTCCTTGGAGATCTGGCCGACACACTGGGAAGCAATGCCGGTTCTTTGATTCAGCAATCTGTCTCAAGCAAAGACTTTTTGAGTGAATGCTTGTCCTCCGATGACCATTTGATTAAAGAATCTGCTGAATGGGCTAAGTTGGCCATCAGCCGTGCCATTTCAATTTAG
- the LOC120092500 gene encoding protein PSY2-like: protein MSLKLKFFLLLLLSISIPSSSAMVEPLRDIKITEKSIIKVGSIQMNARKLMTLDVQDYDETKANNRHDPKKPGNGKP, encoded by the exons ATGTCCCTAAAACTTaaattctttcttctccttctcctttcCATCTCCATTCCTTCCTCATCAG CGATGGTTGAACCACTTCGAGACATCAAGATTACAGAGAAGTCGATCATCAAG GTCGGTAGCATCCAAATGAATGCAAGGAAGCTTATGACACTCGACGTACAGGACTATGATGAGACAAAAGCAAATAATAGACACGATCCGAAGAAGCCTGGAAATGGAAAGCCTTGA